Proteins from a genomic interval of Dama dama isolate Ldn47 chromosome 1, ASM3311817v1, whole genome shotgun sequence:
- the LOC133053870 gene encoding olfactory receptor 52N4 has protein sequence MLKLNKTEWVPPSFILNGVPGLEDVHIWISFPFCSMYVVAMAGNCGLLYLIYSEDSLHKPMYYFLAMLSLTDLVMCSSTVPKALSIFWFHLKKIGSDGCLIQMFFVHTFTGMESGVLMLMALDRYVAICYPLRYSTILTNPVIAKAGLSTFLRGVLLIIPFPFLTKRLPYCKGNVIPHTYCDHMSVAKLSCGNTKVNAIYGLIVALLIGGFDILCITVSYTMILRAVVSLSSAEARRKAFSTCTAHICAIVFSYSPAFFSFFSHRFGGHTVPPSCHIIMANVYLLLPPTMNPVVYGVKTKQIRDCVLGILSGSKNTKSQNI, from the coding sequence ATGCTAAAGTTGAATAAAACAGAGTGGGTCCCACCCTCATTCATTCTGAATGGAGTCCCAGGACTGGAAGATGTGCatatttggatttccttccctttctgctcCATGTATGTTGTAGCTATGGCAGGGAATTGTGGACTCCTCTACCTCATCTACTCTGAGGACTCCTTGCACAAACCTATGTATTACTTCTTGGCCATGCTTTCCCTAACTGATCTTGTCATGTGCTCTAGCACAGTCCCTAAAGCCCTCTCCATCTTCTGGTTTCATCTCAAGAAAATTGGCTCTGATGGATGCCTGATCCAGATGTTCTTCGTCCACACCTTCACAGGGATGGAGTCTGGGGTGCTCATGCTCATGGCCCTggaccgctacgtggccatctgctaCCCTCTGCGCTACTCAACTATCCTCACAAATCCCGTCATTGCAAAGGCGGGTCTCTCCACCTTTCTCAGAGGGGTGTTGCTCATcattcccttccctttcctcacCAAGCGCCTGCCCTACTGCAAAGGCAATGTAATCCCCCACACGTATTGTGACCACATGTCTGTGGCCAAGCTGTCTTGTGGAAATACCAAGGTCAATGCTATCTATGGTCTGATTGTCGCCCTCCTGATTGGAGGCTTTGACATCCTGTGCATCACAGTCTCCTACACCATGATCCTGAGGGCGGTGGTCAGCCTCTCCTCAGCAGAAGCTCGGCGGAAGGCCTTCAGCACCTGCACTGCCCACATCTGTGCTATAGTTTTCTCCTACAGCCcagccttcttctccttcttttccCATCGCTTTGGGGGCCACACAGTGCCTCCCTCTTGTCACATCATTATGGCCAATGTTTATCTACTGTTGCCTCCAACTATGAATCCTGTTGTGTATGGAGTGAAAACCAAGCAGATAAGAGACTGTGTTTTAGGAATCCTTTCAGGTTCTAAGAATACCAAATCCCAAAACATTTGA